The Cryobacterium sp. SO1 genomic sequence GAAAATAGGCCGTGGCGATTCCCCGCACAAAGGTAAGCGAGGGCGGGACGGGTCGGCCGAGAACGGCCAGTGTCCCGGTCGCGATCAGTACCAGGCTCGTCAGCAGACTCGTCTGATTGGTGAAGTATCCGAAGTAGTCGAACGGGTTGCCGTCTCCGACGGCGATGCGCACGGCGTAGAAGTAGACAAGAACCGCCGTGATCACCACGCCGCTGCCTGCCCGCCCGACCGCGACCGCAACCGCCCTCGGGCGAAGCGCTTCGTCAGGGATCACAAGCGACAGCCTAACGAGGCCGGTCCGGACAAGATTGACCGACCCACCTGCACGTCAGAGCCCGAACCAGGGCAGGCACGGCGCCAAACCAGTGACGTCCACTCGCATTCGGTCCGTGCCGAACCAGTCGTCCCGGGTGAGGCGGAGACGATCCGAGATGAGGACCTGACCGTCTCTGACGTCGCGAGAGATGCCGTCGTGACGGTAGCCGAGCCGTCGGGAGACGCCCTGCGAACCCGCGTTGTCCCGGAACACGTCGGTGAGGGCGGTTTGCGCCCTCAGCCAGGATTCCGTCTTGACCTCTCGCCGGGTGGAGAACTCGCGCCCGCGAAGGGCGACCATGCCCACCGGCTGGCCGTCGGAGAAAAGACCCAACTCCAGCGCCCACGCTTCGGAGGACCACTCGCTGCGCCGACTCCAGTGCTGCTGCACCACGTGCATAGCTGTCTGCTGCGGGGTGCCCTCCGTCCACGGGGTGAGGTAGGGCCGTTCGCCCGGGTGATGCACGCCGGCCGCGGCCAGGCCGCCCATGGCCGCCAGCTCGTCGCGGGTGGGGTAGCGAAGAACGAGTCGGCTGGTCGTCAGCCGCAGATGAAGGAGAGGCCAGAGGTCAGCGGGCATGATCTAACGGCCTCCCGCTATGTCCAGGATGCTTCCCGTGCAGTAGCTTGCGTCGTCGCCGAGCAGCCAGATGATCGCGGCGGCGACTTCAGCGGGGCGGCCGGCCCGCTGCATCGGGATGGTGTGGGCCAGGTCCTTCGCGCGGTCCGGGCGACCGTTTCGGCCGTGCAACTCCGTGTCGATGATCCCGGGCCGAACGACGTTGACCCGAATGCCCTCGTCGGCCACCTCACGCGACAGGCCGAGACCGAGAGTGTCGATGGCTCTTTTGGACGCGGCGTAGTCCACGTACTCACCAGGGGCACCGAGCCGACTGGCTGCTGAGGAGACCAGGACGATGCCGCCGCCGGAACCGCCGTGGCGGGTGGACATCCGCCGTACCGCGTGCCCGCAGGCCAACAAAGGGCCCGCCACGTTGACCGCGAGTATCTCTGCAATGCGCGTGGCGGTGAGCTCATCGACTCTGGACTGTGCGGCTGCGATTCCGGCATTGGCGACGAACGCCGTGACCGTGCCGAGGTGGTCTGCGGCGTCGAACATCGCCGCGATGTCGGTCTCGTTGGCCATGTCTGCGCGCACGGTGGAGGCGAGACCCCCTGCGGCGTGAATGGTCTGGACGACGCCGACGGCTGCTTGCTCATCGTGCTGATAGCTCAAGAGCACCGACCAGCCGGCGTGGGCGGCGGCAATCGCGGTGGCCGCTCCGATTCCTCGGCTTCCGCCGGTGATGACTGCCACACCGCGTGCTCCTGGTTCTGTGTCTATCCCGCCAGAGTTCATCCCGCCAGTATGCGCGCTCGCCGGATGCTCACAGCACGAAGTCAGTCGATGACGGCGGCGACGGCTTCGATCTCGACGAGCTGATCCGGGTAGCCCAACACGGTGACGCCCATCAGCGTGCTCGGCGCGTCATGGTCGCCGAAGGCTGCGCGCACAACCGTCCAGGCGGCAACGAGGTCGCTCTGATCGGACGTTGCCACGAGAACCCGGGTGCTCACAACGTCGGCGAGTCCGGCTCCCGCCGCCCCGAGGGCGACAACGAGATTCTCCATCGCCTTGCCGGCCTGCGCGGCATAGTCTCCTGCGCCGGCGATGCTGCCGTCCAGGTTCAACGGGCAGGCGCCGGCACAGAAGATCAGACGCGCCTCCGCCGGAGCCGTGGCGGCGTACGCGTACTCTGCCACGTCGGCGAGGTCAGCTGAGCGGATGAGGGAAACGGTGTGAGACATGCAGCAAACGTAGCGAAGGCGCATCCGGAATCGGCACCAGCATTAGGAATACGGAACTTTGGAAGGACGCAGCACCGGATATGTGCCTTTTTTGCGCACCAAGGACGTGTAAACGTGCGCGGTTAGCGCAGCTCGCGCCACCAGATGGCGCGCTTGACCCGTTGTACTACCGTCGTGGCCGGTGATTCGTTGTAACTGTGCGCCAGTTCCTGGCCGGTCAGCTTGTGAATCGCGGCCATGATTTCGTCGGTGGCCTTGCGCCGGGCACGGCCGGAGTCTGCGGTGCCGTGCACGCTCACGTCGATCGGTTCACCGAATTTCACGCTGATGCGGCGGATGCGCGGCATCTTCGAACCCACCGGCATGATTTCCTGGGTGCCGATGAGGCCCACCGGCACCACCACGGCGCCGGTGGTGAGGGCCAGCCAGGCCACGCCGGTGCGGCCGCGGTAGAGCCGGCCGTCGAGCGAGCGGGTGCCCTCGGGGTAGATCGCGAACGCGCCGTCCACGTCGAGAACCTCCTTGCCGGCGTCGAGGGCCACCTGGGCGGCCTGGCCGGCGCCGCGTTCCACGCCGATGGCGCCGATCGAGGTGAAGAACTGACGCGACACCCAGCCCTTGAAGCCGGTGCCGGTGAAGTAGGTGGACTTGGCCAGGAACTGCACCCGGCGCGGCGCGGTGAGCGGGATGACGATGCTGTCGATGAATGACAGGTGGTTGCTGGCCAGGATCACCCGGCCGTCTCGGGGGATGTTCTCCTTGCCGGTGATGCGCGGCCGGAAGACCAGGCGCGCGATGGGCGCCATGATGCCGTAGCCGAGGAAGTAGACGAACCCGGGGCGCTTGGGCTTGGTGGGCGTCTCGACGATCTCGTCGGCAGCGGGCACTTGTTCGACGGGGGCGTCCGGCGCGGTTTCGGGCTCGCCTGCTGGGTCGTGCTTGGCTCCGGTCACTCAACGACCCTACAGCGCGGGTCAGTCGCAGCCAGGCATATATCCGCGGTGCGCCTAGCATGGGCTCGTGCAGCGAATCATCATTCTCGGGTCAACGGGCTCGATCGGTACCCAGGCGCTCGACGTCATCAAAGCCAACCCCACCCGGTTCGAGGTGGTCGGCCTCTCCGCCGGCAGCAACCGCGAACTCCTGGCCGAACAGGCCGCCGCTTTCAACGTCGACGACACCGCCGTCGGCGCTGCCGAGGCCGAGCAGCTGGTACGGGATGTCGACGCCGACGTGGTGCTCAACGGCATCACCGGCTCCGTGGGGCTGGGCCCGACCCTGGCCGCGCTCAGGGCCGGCCGTACCCTGGCGCTGGCCAACAAGGAGTCCCTGATCGTCGGTGGCGACCTGGTCAGGGCGCTCGCCGCGCCCGGCCAGATCGTGCCGGTCGACTCCGAGCACTCCGCCATCGCCCAGGCCCTGCGCTCCGGCACCGCCGACGAGGTGCGCCGACTGGTGCTCACCGCATCCGGCGGCCCGTTCCGCGGCCGTAGCCGTGCCGAGCTGGCCGATGTGACCCCCCGGGAGGCGCTCGCGCACCCCACCTGGGACATGGGCCTGGTCATCACCACCAACTCGGCGACCCTGGTGAACAAGGGACTCGAGATCATCGAGGCGCACCTGCTCTTCGACGTACCGTACGAGAGCATCGACGTGGTCGTGCACCCGCAGTCGCTCATCCACTCGATGGTCGAGTTCATCGACGGGTCCACCATCGCCCAGGCGTCGCCGCCGAACATGCGCCTGCCCATCTCGCTGGGCCTTGACTGGCCGAACCGGGTCGCCGCCGTCGGCGTGCCGATCGACTGGACCACCCCGCACACCTGGACCTTTGAACCGCTCGACGATGAGGCCTTCCCCGCCGTGGAACTGGCCAAACAGGTGGGCCGGGCCGGCGCCACCTACCCGGCGGTGTTCAACGCCTCCAACGAGCAGGCGGTCCTGGCCTTCCATGCCGGCCGGATCGGGTACCTCGACATCGTCGATACGGTGCACCGGGTGGTGGACGCCCATGAGACGCAGGGCGAGCTGACCCTCGAGACGCTGGCCGAGGCTGAGCGCTGGGCCCGGGCCGCCGCCGACACCATCATCGACGCGATCGCCCGCTGACCGGCGCCTGTCCCTTCGGCTAGCGGCGGTAGCTCTCGGCCGCGGCTACCAGTGCCCGGTCCCACGGGGTGGCAGCCACGCCCAGTTCCCGCTCGGTTTCGGCGGAGTCGATCACATAGGGCACCTGGAATTGGTAGCTGGACTTGTACACCTCGCGCATCAGCGGGCTGACCGCGCCGAGTGAGCGCAGCATCCACTTGGGGTAGCCGGCGACGGTGCCGTGGCTGCCGTAGTGCGCGTTCAGCTGGCCGGCGATCTCGGTGCGGCTGTGCGCGCCACTGGGTACGTGCCAGAGGCGCCCCCAGGGGCCGGTGTAACCGGCGGCGGCGATCATCGTGGCGGCGATGTCGGGGATGTAACTCCAGCTGTGCACCAGCTCGGGCCGGCCGACGCCTCTAGCGGTCTTGGAGGCCAGCACCGCACCGAAGAAGGCCTGGCCGAGATGGGCGGTGCCGCTCACTCCGGCGCCGAAGTAGTCGCTCGCCCGCACCTCGACGGCCCGGATCTCGCCCCGCTCGTTCGCATCGCGCACCCGGTGCCAGCCGTCACGGCGAATCAGGCCCTTCGATTCGGTCGTGGTCTCGGGGGAGTGCTCGGTCATCGGCCCGGTCGGCGAACCGTACGGGTAGAGGTTTCCCATCACGACCAGATTGGCGCCCGAGACGGATGCCGCGGCGATCGCCGCCGCGAACACCGGCGGCCACCGTCGGGCCCAGTCGGGGTACGGGGGATTGGTGCACAGGAAGATGGTCTGCATCCGCTCGGCCGCGAGGCAGAAGGCGACAGGGTCCGACGCGTCGAGCACCCGGGCGGTGGTGCCTGCCACGGCGGTGCCGGAGCGGGTGGCGACCGTGACGTCCTCGCCTTGGGTCACCAGTTGGCGGGCCAGTTCTCCGCCGATCCAGCCGGCGCCGACGATGAGGTGCTGGGGCATGGGATCCTCCGGAAGAGTGGGCCGACGAGGACAGGCTACCCGGTCGGGCGCCGCAGGGCGCCTCAGCCTGCAGCCGGGGCGTCGACGCCGGAACCATCGGGGTTCTGGTCGGGCACGACGGGCACTTCGGTGGGTTGGGGTTCGGGGGTCGTTTCGGGATCTGGCGTAGCCGGGGGCGCCGGGGGTTCGGTGGTCGGCGGGGGCTCAGTCGGCACCGGAGCGGGGGTGCTCGACGGGGTCGGGGTGGGCGCCGGGGTGGCCGGGGCCTCCGGCTCGGTGGTGCGCTCCGGCGGGCTGTCCGGTGTGTTGGTGGCTGGAGCCGGGGTGCTGGGGGTGCTGGGGGTGATTGGCGTGGCGGGCGTCGCCGCGGTGAGCGCCGCGGCCAGGTCGGCGTCGACCAGGGCGATGGCGGCCAGGATTCGGGCCGCCTGGGCCTCGGTGAGCTTGCCGTCCTCGACGGCGGCCGCCAGCGCGGCCTTGAGCCCGGCGACCGCGGACTGCGCGCCCGCATAGTCGCCGGCGGCAGCGGCAGCCGTCACCGAGAGTACGGCGGCCTGCAGCTGGGCCGTGGTTTGGGCGGGCACTGCGGGCGTGCTGCTTGTACAACCGACCAGTGAGCCCGCCACCAGGAGCGTGGCCACAGCAGCGGTGCGGATGCGGTGCCCCAGACTGTTCGGCGACCGGCGGGTCATGGGTCGACGCTCTCTTGCAACTGCGTGAGGTGTTCCCCGAGCTGACCGCCGACCGCGGGATACGCCGGCGGCGGCGGCGGCTCCGCGCCGGGAACCACGAACAGCACGGCGCCGGCGGTGAGCACCGCCACCAGGAGCCCGCTGAGCACCAGCGGCCACCGGCGCGAGAGGTTCGCCGCCCTCGTTTCGCGCGGCAGTTTCACCTCGGGCCGGGCGGCCGTGCCGCCGGTAGGCGCCGAGTGGACCGAGGTCGGGTGGAGGGCCGTCTGGTGCACAGCCGTCTGATGCGCCGTCGGCTCCACGGGCGCCCCCTCGCGGTGCAGAGTTGTCGGCACCTCGAATGCCTGGGTGACGGTGAGGTCCGGCAGCAGGTCGTCCTGCACCGTGCTCAGCTGCACTGTCTCCTGGTATTCCGTCTCCTGGGGCACCAGCTCGTCGTGTCCCGGGCCTTCCTGCCCCGGGTCGGCTGCGGGCTTCCGGTCGGCCGGGGACGCCAGGGCGAGCAGCCGACCGGCGGCCTCGGCGGGCCGGAGTCGGTCTTCGGGCTTCCGCGCCGTCATCCCGGTCAGCAGTGTGCCCCAGTCCGGCCCAAGCCGATCCGGAATCTCCGGCTGCCTTCGCAGCCGGGCCAGGGCCGACTCGACGGCCGTGCCCGGGTAGCTGTGTTCGCCGGTGAGGCACTCGAGGAGCACCAAACCCAGCGAGTACACGTCGGTG encodes the following:
- a CDS encoding NAD(P)-binding domain-containing protein produces the protein MPQHLIVGAGWIGGELARQLVTQGEDVTVATRSGTAVAGTTARVLDASDPVAFCLAAERMQTIFLCTNPPYPDWARRWPPVFAAAIAAASVSGANLVVMGNLYPYGSPTGPMTEHSPETTTESKGLIRRDGWHRVRDANERGEIRAVEVRASDYFGAGVSGTAHLGQAFFGAVLASKTARGVGRPELVHSWSYIPDIAATMIAAAGYTGPWGRLWHVPSGAHSRTEIAGQLNAHYGSHGTVAGYPKWMLRSLGAVSPLMREVYKSSYQFQVPYVIDSAETERELGVAATPWDRALVAAAESYRR
- a CDS encoding SDR family oxidoreductase, which translates into the protein MAVITGGSRGIGAATAIAAAHAGWSVLLSYQHDEQAAVGVVQTIHAAGGLASTVRADMANETDIAAMFDAADHLGTVTAFVANAGIAAAQSRVDELTATRIAEILAVNVAGPLLACGHAVRRMSTRHGGSGGGIVLVSSAASRLGAPGEYVDYAASKRAIDTLGLGLSREVADEGIRVNVVRPGIIDTELHGRNGRPDRAKDLAHTIPMQRAGRPAEVAAAIIWLLGDDASYCTGSILDIAGGR
- a CDS encoding 1-acyl-sn-glycerol-3-phosphate acyltransferase, which translates into the protein MAPIARLVFRPRITGKENIPRDGRVILASNHLSFIDSIVIPLTAPRRVQFLAKSTYFTGTGFKGWVSRQFFTSIGAIGVERGAGQAAQVALDAGKEVLDVDGAFAIYPEGTRSLDGRLYRGRTGVAWLALTTGAVVVPVGLIGTQEIMPVGSKMPRIRRISVKFGEPIDVSVHGTADSGRARRKATDEIMAAIHKLTGQELAHSYNESPATTVVQRVKRAIWWRELR
- a CDS encoding RidA family protein codes for the protein MSHTVSLIRSADLADVAEYAYAATAPAEARLIFCAGACPLNLDGSIAGAGDYAAQAGKAMENLVVALGAAGAGLADVVSTRVLVATSDQSDLVAAWTVVRAAFGDHDAPSTLMGVTVLGYPDQLVEIEAVAAVID
- a CDS encoding GNAT family N-acetyltransferase — protein: MPADLWPLLHLRLTTSRLVLRYPTRDELAAMGGLAAAGVHHPGERPYLTPWTEGTPQQTAMHVVQQHWSRRSEWSSEAWALELGLFSDGQPVGMVALRGREFSTRREVKTESWLRAQTALTDVFRDNAGSQGVSRRLGYRHDGISRDVRDGQVLISDRLRLTRDDWFGTDRMRVDVTGLAPCLPWFGL
- a CDS encoding serine/threonine-protein kinase, giving the protein MAVVYRASDLALGRTVAVKLMHFDAAGGSGAARHSDEVAVLAHLNHFALVTLFDAGLEAIDGVPRSFIVTEFVNGTDLRTHLLAGPMDPGEVARLGADLCEALHCMGSLGITHRDIKPANVLLAPSDFPGRVTRAKLADFGIARLFNAAHRTETGAVVGTAGYLSPEQASGLPLGPATDVYSLGLVLLECLTGEHSYPGTAVESALARLRRQPEIPDRLGPDWGTLLTGMTARKPEDRLRPAEAAGRLLALASPADRKPAADPGQEGPGHDELVPQETEYQETVQLSTVQDDLLPDLTVTQAFEVPTTLHREGAPVEPTAHQTAVHQTALHPTSVHSAPTGGTAARPEVKLPRETRAANLSRRWPLVLSGLLVAVLTAGAVLFVVPGAEPPPPPAYPAVGGQLGEHLTQLQESVDP
- the dxr gene encoding 1-deoxy-D-xylulose-5-phosphate reductoisomerase, translated to MQRIIILGSTGSIGTQALDVIKANPTRFEVVGLSAGSNRELLAEQAAAFNVDDTAVGAAEAEQLVRDVDADVVLNGITGSVGLGPTLAALRAGRTLALANKESLIVGGDLVRALAAPGQIVPVDSEHSAIAQALRSGTADEVRRLVLTASGGPFRGRSRAELADVTPREALAHPTWDMGLVITTNSATLVNKGLEIIEAHLLFDVPYESIDVVVHPQSLIHSMVEFIDGSTIAQASPPNMRLPISLGLDWPNRVAAVGVPIDWTTPHTWTFEPLDDEAFPAVELAKQVGRAGATYPAVFNASNEQAVLAFHAGRIGYLDIVDTVHRVVDAHETQGELTLETLAEAERWARAAADTIIDAIAR